A single window of Agelaius phoeniceus isolate bAgePho1 chromosome 16, bAgePho1.hap1, whole genome shotgun sequence DNA harbors:
- the GPR146 gene encoding G-protein coupled receptor 146 — MWSCEALINSTENSEDQHLCHDFDLVLSIFSLLYLIICFPIGLCYNGLLVLVNLYNKATMTMPDVYFVNIAIAGLIINTLAPMYLLGLANTKWAIWNSNNEVYITFLILFNVSSLVTMYSTTLLSLDYYIERALPRTYMSSVYNTKHVCGFIWGGAMLTSFSSLLFYVCNHVSTKIIECSKMQNQEAADAIMVFIGYIVPAIAVLYALTLILRIRKEATPLDQDTGRLDPSVHRLLIATVCTQFTLWTPYYVILLVSTFTNLRGRIPDVNSIQILHFATILSKFLAFSSSFVMPLLYRYINKNFPNKLRRLLKKIHCGNQGCSHERTVVQQVMT; from the coding sequence ATGTGGAGCTGTGAAGCCTTAATCAACAGTACTGAGAACAGTGAGGACCAGCATCTCTGCCATGACTTTGACCTTGTGCTTTCCATCTTTTCCCTTCTCTACCTCATTATATGTTTCCCAATTGGCCTTTGTTACAATGGCCTGCTGGTCCTAGTTAACCTCTACAACAAAGCTACTATGACTATGCCAGATGTTTACTTTGTCAACATTGCCATTGCCGGCCTCATCATCAACACTCTGGCACCAATGTACCTGCTGGGTCTTGCCAATACAAAATGGGCCATCTGGAATTCCAACAATGAAGTTTATATTACCTTCCTTATTTTATTCAACGTCTCATCGTTGGTTACCATGTACTCTACCACTCTGCTCAGTCTGGACTACTACATTGAACGTGCCCTGCCCAGGACTTACATGTCCAGTGTGTACAACACCAAACACGTCTGCGGGTTCATCTGGGGCGGGGCCATGCTCACAAGCTTTTCATCTCTCCTGTTCTATGTCTGCAACCACGTGTCCACCAAAATAATCGAGTGTTCCAAGATGCAGAACCAGGAGGCAGCGGATGCCATCATGGTGTTCATCGGGTACATCGTGCCCGCCATCGCCGTTCTCTACGCGCTGACGCTGATCCTGCGGATCCGCAAGGAGGCCACGCCGCTGGATCAGGACACTGGGCGCTTGGATCCCTCAGTGCACAGGCTGCTGATTGCCACAGTCTGCACACAGTTCACCCTCTGGACACCCTATTATGTTATTCTCTTGGTAAGCACGTTTACTAACCTACGAGGAAGAATTCCAGAtgtaaattccattcaaatattACACTTTGCCACGATTCTGTCAAAATTCCTGGctttctccagcagctttgTCATGCCTCTGCTCTACAGATACATCAACAAAAACTTCCCCAACAAATTACGCCGTTTGCTTAAAAAGATACACTGTGGGAACCAGGGGTGTTCTCACGAGCGCACAGTGGTACAGCAGGTCATGACATAG